In one Pirellulales bacterium genomic region, the following are encoded:
- a CDS encoding cytochrome c3 family protein, producing MSQIFHPSTNTFSRVTIFGAVLILAILAWLAGLLFESSWVTEVGVVREQPVQFSHQHHVGGLGIDCRYCHTSVEDSSFAGIPPTATCMNCHSQIWAQSPYLKPVRDSFASGRSLHWTRVHDLPDFVYFNHAIHVRKGVTCEQCHGDVDRMPLMWREHTLHMEWCLECHREPEKFAGAEHALLSRMVQMPHESDTGPSTVTRAELNILTSCSTCHR from the coding sequence ATGTCGCAGATCTTTCATCCCAGCACCAATACCTTTTCACGCGTCACCATTTTTGGCGCGGTGCTGATACTCGCGATTTTGGCCTGGCTGGCGGGCCTGTTGTTCGAATCGTCCTGGGTGACCGAAGTCGGCGTGGTGCGCGAGCAGCCGGTGCAATTCAGTCACCAGCATCACGTGGGCGGTTTGGGGATCGACTGCCGCTATTGTCATACGTCGGTCGAAGATTCTTCGTTCGCCGGGATTCCGCCCACCGCCACCTGCATGAACTGCCACTCGCAGATTTGGGCCCAAAGCCCTTATCTGAAGCCAGTGCGCGACAGTTTTGCGTCGGGACGCTCGTTGCATTGGACGCGGGTTCACGATCTGCCCGATTTCGTGTACTTCAACCATGCCATTCATGTGCGCAAAGGGGTGACTTGCGAGCAATGCCATGGCGACGTGGACCGGATGCCGCTGATGTGGCGCGAGCACACGTTGCACATGGAGTGGTGTCTGGAGTGCCACCGCGAGCCAGAAAAATTCGCCGGCGCGGAACATGCGTTGCTCAGCCGCATGGTGCAGATGCCGCATGAGTCGGACACCGGGCCAAGCACCGTCACGCGGGCGGAGCTGAACATTCTCACCAGTTGTTCCACGTGCCACCGATGA
- a CDS encoding hemolysin III family protein, which produces MLASPNTIQRIYRVEDEIASAVTHGIGLALSIVGLIALTVLAAQSGTVWQIVGASIYGASLVVLYAASTVYHCARGYRTRAILRVVDHACIFLLIAGTYTPFTLTALRGPWGWTLLALVWTFALAGIGHKLYSARRGLTESAIPYIIMGWLAIIAIKPLIASVSLSGLAWLLAGGLCYTFGTLFYRCEGRRYFHAIWHVFVLAGSALHFCAVLFHAH; this is translated from the coding sequence ATGCTGGCCAGCCCCAACACAATCCAGCGCATCTATCGTGTTGAAGACGAGATTGCCAGCGCCGTTACGCACGGCATTGGCCTGGCGCTCAGCATCGTTGGCTTGATTGCGCTCACCGTGCTCGCCGCGCAATCAGGCACCGTTTGGCAGATTGTGGGAGCGAGCATCTACGGAGCGTCGCTCGTGGTGCTCTATGCCGCGTCGACGGTGTACCACTGCGCTCGCGGCTACCGGACTCGCGCGATCTTGCGCGTGGTCGACCACGCCTGCATCTTTCTCTTGATCGCCGGCACCTATACTCCGTTCACCCTCACGGCGCTGCGCGGTCCCTGGGGTTGGACGCTGCTCGCGCTAGTCTGGACCTTTGCCCTGGCCGGCATTGGCCACAAACTCTATTCCGCCCGCCGCGGCCTCACTGAATCGGCGATTCCCTACATCATCATGGGCTGGTTGGCGATCATCGCCATCAAGCCGTTGATCGCCTCCGTGTCGTTATCGGGCTTGGCCTGGCTATTAGCCGGCGGGCTGTGCTACACCTTCGGCACGCTCTTCTATCGCTGCGAAGGGCGGCGCTACTTTCACGCCATTTGGCACGTTTTTGTGCTGGCTGGCAGCGCGCTCCACTTTTGCGCGGTGCTCTTTCACGCACATTAA
- a CDS encoding valine--tRNA ligase has protein sequence MSIATQELPKQYDHSAAQRRWYRFWEERGYFHSEPDPQRKPFTIVIPPPNVTGALHLGHALNNSLQDILIRMRRMQGYNALWMPGADHAGIATQAVVEKRLLEEEKKTRHDLGREALVERIWAWKAEYEKRILGQLKQMGCSCDWERTRFTLDAMCARAVRYTFFNFFNQGLIYRGQRLVNWDTFLQTAVSDDEVVHETIQGHFWHLRYPVIDPQPGEPTHVTIATTRPETMLGDTAVAVHPDPNAALEQAVAALRAKIAETPEKSRAELETQLAELEARRQTHLPQLERLRDMARAGRKLRLPLLDREIPLIADEWAKPEMGSGCVKITPAHDPNDYEVGQRQKLPMINILNADGTLNVTAGPYQALTMPEARRRVVADLEALGLMEAVEDREIELAHSDRSKTPIEPRLADQWFVKMDYLAQTAMDAVSDGRVQIAPTRYAKSYLDWLGEKRDWPVSRQLWWGHQIPVWYAPAEASEAALKSAFAGREGIAWRRETEGGRWLICARDEDLAEDTVPGHKLRREEDVLDTWFSSALWPHSTLGWPDATPELAYYYPTSVLITSRDIITLWVARMVLTGLSNVGDVPFRQVFIHPKILDAYGETMSKSKGNGVDPLDVIEKFGADSLRFALAYLTTETQDIRMPVEFECPHCAKLIEQTRENRMQARLKCPHCGESFSTQWAKKPADVALARGAVVSERFELARNFSNKLWNASRFALMNLSGYVPAPVADDELAIEDRWVLSRLNTVTAQVTEYLEAFRFADAARALYDFAWDEFCSFYVEMVKSRLQDEAARPVAQRVLAHTLDTLLRLLHPLTPFLTEEVWQLLAAVAPQRGIAEPRPAAESLMIAEWPLAEAARRDATVEARFARFQELLRGLRDVRGRQNIPPRTELRFAVKCDDELTELLRPMEAYFVSLAGARATGWGAAVDPPATCAKFTLGSAEVFVDLAGLIDVAAELAKNEKEREKVVGFIAAKEKKLANESFTSRAPAHVVDQERQSLEELRARLASIDAAITQLRAQT, from the coding sequence ATGTCGATTGCAACACAGGAATTGCCCAAGCAGTACGATCACTCGGCCGCGCAGCGTCGTTGGTATCGGTTTTGGGAGGAGCGCGGCTACTTTCATAGCGAGCCCGATCCCCAGCGCAAGCCGTTCACCATCGTGATTCCGCCGCCGAACGTCACCGGCGCCTTGCATTTGGGGCACGCGCTGAACAACTCGCTGCAAGACATCCTGATCCGCATGCGCCGCATGCAGGGATATAACGCGCTGTGGATGCCGGGGGCCGATCATGCCGGCATCGCCACGCAGGCCGTGGTGGAAAAGCGGTTGTTGGAGGAAGAAAAGAAGACACGCCACGACCTGGGGCGCGAAGCGCTGGTCGAACGCATTTGGGCCTGGAAGGCCGAGTACGAAAAGCGCATTCTGGGACAGCTCAAGCAGATGGGCTGTAGTTGCGATTGGGAACGCACGCGGTTCACGCTCGATGCCATGTGCGCGCGGGCGGTGCGCTACACGTTCTTCAATTTCTTCAACCAAGGGCTCATCTATCGCGGCCAGCGGCTGGTGAACTGGGACACGTTTCTGCAAACCGCCGTCAGCGACGACGAGGTGGTGCATGAGACGATTCAGGGGCACTTTTGGCATCTCCGGTATCCGGTGATCGATCCGCAGCCGGGCGAACCCACCCATGTGACGATCGCCACCACCCGGCCAGAGACGATGCTCGGCGACACGGCCGTGGCGGTGCATCCCGACCCGAACGCGGCGCTGGAACAAGCCGTGGCGGCGCTACGGGCCAAGATCGCTGAGACGCCGGAGAAATCGCGCGCCGAATTGGAGACGCAACTGGCCGAGCTCGAAGCGCGCCGGCAAACGCATCTGCCGCAGTTGGAGCGCTTGCGCGACATGGCGCGCGCCGGCCGCAAATTGCGGCTGCCGCTGTTGGATCGCGAGATTCCGCTCATCGCCGATGAGTGGGCTAAGCCCGAGATGGGCTCTGGCTGCGTGAAAATCACGCCGGCGCACGATCCCAATGACTATGAGGTGGGGCAGCGACAAAAACTGCCGATGATCAACATCTTGAACGCCGATGGCACGCTGAACGTGACCGCCGGGCCGTACCAAGCGCTGACGATGCCCGAGGCGCGGCGCCGCGTGGTGGCCGATCTCGAGGCGCTCGGCTTGATGGAAGCGGTGGAAGACCGCGAGATCGAGCTGGCGCATTCCGATCGCTCGAAGACGCCCATCGAGCCACGGCTGGCCGACCAATGGTTTGTGAAGATGGACTACCTGGCGCAAACCGCGATGGACGCGGTGAGCGATGGTCGCGTGCAGATCGCGCCGACGCGCTACGCCAAGAGCTATTTGGATTGGCTGGGCGAGAAGCGTGATTGGCCGGTGAGTCGCCAGCTTTGGTGGGGACATCAAATTCCGGTCTGGTACGCGCCCGCCGAGGCGAGCGAGGCGGCGCTCAAGTCGGCGTTCGCCGGGCGTGAGGGGATTGCCTGGCGGCGCGAGACCGAGGGAGGCCGCTGGCTGATCTGCGCGCGCGATGAAGACCTGGCAGAAGACACCGTGCCCGGTCACAAGTTGAGGCGCGAAGAAGACGTGCTCGACACCTGGTTCAGCTCGGCGCTGTGGCCACATTCCACGCTCGGCTGGCCCGACGCCACGCCGGAGTTAGCGTATTACTATCCCACCAGCGTGCTGATCACCAGCCGCGACATCATCACGCTGTGGGTGGCGCGGATGGTGCTCACCGGGCTGTCGAACGTGGGGGACGTGCCGTTTCGACAGGTCTTCATTCATCCCAAAATTCTCGACGCTTATGGCGAGACCATGAGCAAGTCGAAGGGAAACGGCGTCGATCCGTTGGATGTGATCGAAAAGTTCGGCGCCGACTCGCTGCGCTTCGCGCTGGCGTACCTGACCACCGAAACGCAAGACATTCGCATGCCGGTGGAGTTCGAGTGTCCGCACTGCGCGAAGCTGATCGAGCAAACCCGCGAAAATCGGATGCAGGCGCGCTTGAAATGCCCGCATTGTGGCGAATCGTTTTCGACGCAGTGGGCCAAGAAGCCGGCCGATGTGGCGCTAGCGCGCGGCGCGGTGGTGAGCGAGCGGTTTGAGCTGGCGCGCAACTTCTCGAATAAGCTCTGGAACGCGTCGCGCTTCGCGCTCATGAACCTGTCGGGCTATGTTCCGGCGCCAGTGGCCGACGATGAGCTGGCAATTGAGGATCGCTGGGTGCTGAGCCGGCTGAACACCGTGACCGCGCAGGTGACGGAGTATTTGGAAGCTTTTCGCTTCGCCGACGCGGCCCGCGCGCTATACGATTTTGCCTGGGACGAGTTTTGCAGCTTTTATGTCGAGATGGTCAAGAGCCGACTGCAAGACGAGGCCGCGCGCCCCGTGGCACAGCGAGTGCTTGCGCATACGCTCGACACGCTCTTGCGGCTGTTGCACCCGCTGACGCCGTTTCTGACCGAGGAAGTGTGGCAGTTGCTGGCGGCCGTGGCGCCGCAGCGCGGCATTGCCGAGCCGCGGCCGGCGGCGGAGAGCCTTATGATCGCCGAGTGGCCGCTGGCCGAAGCGGCGCGGCGCGACGCGACGGTCGAGGCGCGGTTCGCAAGGTTTCAAGAGCTATTGCGCGGATTGCGCGACGTGCGTGGCCGGCAGAACATTCCGCCGCGCACCGAGTTGCGGTTCGCGGTGAAGTGCGACGACGAGTTGACAGAGTTGTTGCGCCCGATGGAGGCGTACTTCGTCTCGTTGGCCGGCGCCCGCGCCACCGGTTGGGGCGCCGCTGTCGATCCGCCGGCGACTTGCGCCAAGTTCACGCTGGGCAGCGCCGAGGTGTTCGTCGATTTGGCCGGCCTGATCGACGTGGCGGCCGAATTGGCCAAGAACGAGAAAGAACGCGAGAAGGTCGTCGGTTTCATCGCGGCCAAAGAAAAGAAATTGGCCAACGAGAGCTTCACCTCCCGCGCGCCGGCGCACGTGGTCGATCAGGAGCGGCAAAGTCTCGAAGAACTACGAGCGCGGCTGGCGTCGATCGACGCGGCCATTACGCAACTGCGGGCGCAAACTTAG